From a region of the Rhipicephalus microplus isolate Deutch F79 chromosome X, USDA_Rmic, whole genome shotgun sequence genome:
- the LOC142777286 gene encoding uncharacterized protein LOC142777286: MTQLLIALSELPVDSQQRRAQSSPCSPLTAATHTSTPVRPRATPIRGPQRYAEATYALIEARCYRNTAIENRRLQLEEDRLRFEIKCHEQKMKLKEMELQQRQAEQEAKFKLKELELEALAEERRHNRGYQEAQLEIIKSFITK; encoded by the exons ATGACTCAGTTACTGATTGCCCTTTCAGAGTTGCCAGTTGATTCGCAGCAGCGCAGGGCTCAAAGTAGCCCATGCTCACCGTTGACTGCTGCGACTCACACTTCAACACCAGTGCGCCCCCGAGCCACTCCAATCAGAG GTCCACAGCGGTACGCTGAGGCAACATATGCCCTCATTGAGGCCCGCTGTTATCGGAACACTGCAATCGAGAACCGCCGCCTCCAACTTGAAGAGGACCGGCTCCGGTTCGAGATAAAGTGCCATGAGCAGAAAATGAAGCTGAAAGAAATGGAGCTTCAACAGAGGCAGGCGGAGCAGGAGGCAAAATTCAAGCTAAAGGAGCTTGAGCTAGAGGCGCTAGCTGAGGAGCGCAGGCACAACAGGGGCTATCAAGAAGCGCAGCTTGAAATCATAAAGTCATTCATAACTAAGTAG